The window ATGTGATGGTAAGCCTTTTGCACCAGATAATAGGCTAGACCTTTGGCGTTTACCAACGgcttctttgcttttcttccCAACCTCTCTAGATTCCCTGGACCGCGGCAATCCATCATGTAAAGCTACAGTACCGTGGCTTGGTGTGCCCTCACCCGTACAAGAAGGGGATGGCAGTTCGTCCTTACAGTCGGCTTGACTTGAACTTTGCTCGCTGCCACTGCACTTTTCATTTTTGGAAACATCTCCTCCTGCATAGGgaagaaataaataacaagAGCTCAATCAAGATATCTTTAAAAGGGGGATCTTATACTAAAACgatcaaaacataaacaaccaaagtACTATTAAAGATAAAGTAAAGTACCAATTTCTTGACAAAAAGATGAGTATCATACCCGAAGCAACTGGATTTTCTAGACGGTTTCGGTTAAGATTGCTGACTTGCTTCGTCAAGCTACCTCGTTTACCATCAGACTGCAAACCCTTCAAATCACGATTATTATTTGCATGTGAAACAGACGAATTGCCCCGTGATTTCAACTTCTGGTCGATGGAGGATGCTGACACTTTAGCTTCTGTACTACGATCTTTCACTTGCTTTGAGCTTTTGCCTTCTTGCAAATGATGGACTTTCGATCCAAGCACTTTTGCATGCGAGTCGTTACCACTAGAACTCCCTGTATCTGTAGTTCTACTTGACATTGATTTTCCAACATTTCTAAAACCCCCCTCCTTTATCTCAAGTGCAGTATACTCTTTGCCAGTCTTCTGTCTTGGGTGAATAGCATCATCCATAAGTTGCACTTTCGGTTTCGAGCTCGAACAATTGAAGGAACTGGATTTCAAAAATGCACCTGGAGAAACAAAAAACTAGGTAATGCTATACAACCTGCAAAATCAccagaaataaacaaaagagaaatggAATAGTTGCGTTTAGGGAGAGCAATGCCATTATGCAGCCTACCTTTTGGAGGTTGGAGCTGTGAACCAGTAGATCGTGCACTCTCTGTGTCATCACTGAATGATGTTTGATGATTTAGCTTTCCCTTTAACCTGTCTAAGCCCTTGAATGATGTTTCCCGAGATAAAGCACCTGTTCTGGGGAGAATAGATTTCTTGGGTGACCCAGTTGGAGCCTCAACCGCCTGTCTTTTCGCATCTGGAGCTGCCTCAATTTTATCTGCGTACCTTTTGCCAGAACTATGTGCATTGAGGGTTACctcagtttctctctttctcttagcTTCTGCATGTTTCAACTTCCAGTTCGTTAGCAAAATGGAAACAGGAAACGTTGATCCAAAATTCATGCTACTTTATTTCGCTAATTCTTTTCACATATAGCATGTCCGGTTAAATATTCAGCTTTACCTTGCTTCTGCTTTTCAGCTTCCTCAGCACATTCTTCACATAGCCAATCATCCCCAGGAACTTCATTGAGCCTTTCCCGCATGCAATAGCTATGTAAAAAGAAACACACAACTATATTACTTGGCCCTACCTTGAGTTATGAATGATAGAAGACATGACAGTCAAAATTAATGGTTAatatctttccaaaaaattctATTCCTAACATGCGGACAATTTGCCAATGGAATTTGGCTATTAGTATGCTTTCTCTCCCATGAATACAAGAGTAGGCTTACGTGTGCTCTGCACCATCACTGCATCCGCTACAGATAGCGAGTAAATCTTCACGACCAGCATCTCCACAGATATCACAAACCTTTACctattaagcaaaaaaaaggaaaaacctTTCACATGAAAATCATTCCACTGAGCAAATATTGCAACAAAAGACAAAGTAGATGTGTTCGCTAATTTCTCTGAATATGAGAGAAAACAGCCTTACTTACATCATGTTCCAGCAGTTCAGAACCATCACTTTCGCTCTCAGACACAGCTGATGAGATTGGCTCATCTGATATATTTAACGAAGAGCTTTTACTTGATTTACCATCCTTCCTATTCTCGCCTGAACGTGAAGATCCTTCAACTGAagattcctctctctctttgtcaCCCCCTGGTTCTGATTTTTCCTTGAAATTTCCTCTCTCAGAACTGACTCTGTCCTCATGGTTTGATGACGGATTATGCAAAGATTGTAATTTCACTTCATCTTTCCTGGATCCACCCAGAATAGGATCAGAAACCAGAgctgaattcaaatttttggcTCGATCATCAGACAATATCCCATCTTCCTGGCCCTCTACACAATTAGAGCTCTGATCTAACACATTAGCTGATGCAGAGACTTTCTGATTCATCCTGCTCCCAGAAAGAGATGTCTTAGAAGTCATTGCAACAGCTCCGGAATCATCTGATATCCCAGAAGATCTTATGGTTTCCTTACTCTCCGCATTCTCAGAGAGAGCATCATGACTGGAATTAACAAGATTGCTTGCTTCACTAGCAGTGTTATTTAAACTGTTGTGAGTATTAGTCATGGAAGCAGGCAAAAGATCGTCCTCGTTGACAGAACACTGGCTGCCCACTACTCCATGACAGTTTTCATCTGATGACTCGTCCAACTTTGATACTGTGGAACCTACATTACGGTGCATGCATGATGAACATGGAGCAGAACAAACATTACAAGTTCCAGACTCCACTTTTGAGAAACCTCTCTGACCCACTGGACGCTTACCAACTCTTCTATCAGCCTGCACGAgatataataacattgaaaatgttaattaaggaaaagaaaacaatcatcAAAGGAGTAAACTGGAGAGTCTATATACTACAAAAAGTGTAGTTATGGCGATAGCAATATATGAAGCTGTTGTATTACTTAGAACCACCAACTTCACAGCTTCATCAAAAGCTATCACGATCACATCAAGTAAAACGATCAAGCGTTCATCATGATCTAATGCTAAATATACAACTTCATCACTTCTTCTCATCCAGGAAACAGACAAGGATATAATACAGTAATaggataagaagaaaaaagaaagggtTTAGCTGATCTCACCATCtacaataaaattaattctCCCCGAGTCGCAAACCGATTTCTATCAAGCTCTTTGCAACTGTTacaaagagacaaagaagataTTAAAAACTGCACAACATTTTCCAACGAAATGGAGATCATCAAATAAAGAGCagctaaacaacaacaaaatttacaatttttaaaaccaaaacccagaaaagaaa is drawn from Camelina sativa cultivar DH55 chromosome 8, Cs, whole genome shotgun sequence and contains these coding sequences:
- the LOC104705960 gene encoding uncharacterized protein LOC104705960, producing MADRRVGKRPVGQRGFSKVESGTCNVCSAPCSSCMHRNVGSTVSKLDESSDENCHGVVGSQCSVNEDDLLPASMTNTHNSLNNTASEASNLVNSSHDALSENAESKETIRSSGISDDSGAVAMTSKTSLSGSRMNQKVSASANVLDQSSNCVEGQEDGILSDDRAKNLNSALVSDPILGGSRKDEVKLQSLHNPSSNHEDRVSSERGNFKEKSEPGGDKEREESSVEGSSRSGENRKDGKSSKSSSLNISDEPISSAVSESESDGSELLEHDVKVCDICGDAGREDLLAICSGCSDGAEHTYCMRERLNEVPGDDWLCEECAEEAEKQKQEAKRKRETEVTLNAHSSGKRYADKIEAAPDAKRQAVEAPTGSPKKSILPRTGALSRETSFKGLDRLKGKLNHQTSFSDDTESARSTGSQLQPPKGAFLKSSSFNCSSSKPKVQLMDDAIHPRQKTGKEYTALEIKEGGFRNVGKSMSSRTTDTGSSSGNDSHAKVLGSKVHHLQEGKSSKQVKDRSTEAKVSASSIDQKLKSRGNSSVSHANNNRDLKGLQSDGKRGSLTKQVSNLNRNRLENPVASGGDVSKNEKCSGSEQSSSQADCKDELPSPSCTGEGTPSHGTVALHDGLPRSRESREVGKKSKEAVGKRQRSSLLSGAKGLPSHQKGGQTAESSDTSGVPDSDLSTTKKVKEDINKGNRLRAAVDAALRKKPSFTKNRGLEQSDASLVSNVDSSSDKTLRNQLPPKLHKNYVSHEGLQGGHPTLWPTSDPYKQTVVTNEKQLVFSGADTIPPRSMELEVNFPSIKPVMRDLPLVPSPFILRSSAIPDHESIWQGDLEVRKIRNQLAMCSGMQAHLSTLASPRVAEVVNKFPEKFSLNEVPRLSTWPGQFQKLGTKEDHIALFFFAKDIESYERNYKPLVDNMIKNDLALKGNLENVELLIFASNQLPLSCQRWNMLYFLWGVFRGRGDTCTNPQKNTSLPTSNVVPRDRDPNELCQTSSPSKHLEKVSSPRESSSNKIETRNGTDTISHENASNIVSSIERSPSTKEEIARKVEEAGVNNIPHQATGDSLVRKVQQIEEQGLGGRKDVPLTVMGSGIESHGLDNHASHRKRSLWELTRPANEDSSAINKKVELNNDGLCEGSPNKKLKTENGSSSFSRDTSGHDSGIMEKIPKIVFPLDLNVERDDSEMVDNLIPLGNDENKRGLISGTVPNLELALGAEEGNEDTMGLLPFLGVSGEQSSSSSMKKEKQKAEEEDDEGADAASLSLSLSFPGNEERKNVNAPLFLFRDLPR